A single genomic interval of Salinarchaeum sp. IM2453 harbors:
- a CDS encoding molybdopterin-dependent oxidoreductase codes for MSSADDETGISRRSALKALGAAGGISSLGGYGYFSQIASGQTEPVEYDEVATACWIGKQDCGMRARVVNDRVVHLAPDPADECVDGLCPKGVSQIADLYDPYRIKQPLKRVGDSEKGTEGDFEPISWDEAIEEIAADLAPKLESDPRRVHFQIGRVKGAEWHMDGWVNAVEQAYGVNGDDAGLNVRGHGNVCASGNKFAGSRVGAAFTSPEPDFDNTELFLSWGWNATNAGGPHLCNTTYSREIAEAYEDGTEMVVLDPQRRGAGQWCDQWLPIEPGTDLAFFLAINHVLIEEGYIDQWFLKNMSNSPCLVYAEGEREGEVVRADDLSTDVVEGYNSQEDVESPIESPLWTEGEVVYDGESLRTHESALPDDPTVPNDHATAVLETEDELRIEVDGEEVLVETAFERFADHITEYSPEWAAEITDIDAETIRSVAINWGETAQIGATRTVEVDGNTREVPYRPVSMSLYHVSQQELGPPAAQAGILMMVLVGAAEVIGASRTGYANVPDGGPRRQMREAAFNDTLTWEPDGPDLEGTYYHPDANGAYAKVPHVMNNYDRYGLDETVGEPDDMACIVQFANPVGSGPNRRRTINGYAQYDTVVAVDPHMSDTAALVADYILPTTTVDKNENSKGGMSNTHYTTTTRTAPIPQLFDCRDEGDIYKELAAELGAAEEYLENINTAFDLDGADAFDSVDELTVSECLDRAFSEDLKSQAQSRQRPLYERYWYLLEERYNSQGTTPNQDIKVEHSPFGFKWQLYVESFERVGEIVRNEFEEHEEHNSVDFPYIDDINGFPTWREPTMWDSPDEYQYTLFDHKKIEHKQSRSNQNPLLNELDPQSYVRMHPSTAEEVGVEEGDRVTVTSHNAVEDETHEIEGEVMTLEGIKPETICIPPHHTDTLKPNAQALDEGANVNVLFDSTEGYCSWGADQSFHIRVAVEPAGDDA; via the coding sequence ATGAGTTCGGCAGATGATGAGACGGGGATTTCACGGAGGTCAGCATTGAAGGCTCTTGGAGCAGCCGGAGGAATTAGCAGCCTTGGCGGATACGGATATTTTAGCCAGATTGCAAGTGGACAGACAGAACCGGTTGAGTATGATGAAGTTGCAACAGCTTGCTGGATTGGAAAGCAGGACTGTGGGATGCGTGCTCGAGTTGTAAATGATCGAGTTGTGCATCTTGCACCTGACCCTGCAGACGAATGTGTTGACGGGCTTTGTCCAAAGGGAGTGTCACAAATTGCAGATTTGTATGATCCATATCGGATTAAACAGCCGCTCAAACGCGTAGGGGATTCAGAGAAAGGTACAGAAGGTGATTTTGAACCAATCTCATGGGACGAGGCAATCGAAGAGATTGCTGCTGATCTCGCTCCAAAATTAGAATCAGACCCACGCAGAGTGCATTTTCAAATTGGGCGGGTAAAGGGCGCAGAATGGCACATGGATGGTTGGGTAAATGCGGTTGAGCAAGCATACGGTGTAAATGGTGATGATGCCGGTCTAAACGTGAGAGGCCACGGAAATGTATGTGCATCAGGAAATAAATTTGCAGGGTCACGGGTCGGGGCTGCATTCACTTCACCCGAACCCGACTTTGATAATACTGAGTTATTCTTGAGTTGGGGATGGAATGCGACAAATGCTGGCGGACCGCACCTCTGTAACACGACTTACTCCCGGGAAATAGCGGAAGCATACGAAGATGGAACAGAGATGGTCGTCCTCGACCCACAACGTCGTGGAGCAGGACAGTGGTGTGATCAATGGCTCCCCATTGAACCAGGAACAGATTTGGCATTTTTCCTAGCAATTAATCACGTGTTGATTGAAGAAGGATACATCGACCAATGGTTTTTAAAGAATATGTCAAATTCGCCTTGTCTAGTCTATGCTGAAGGTGAACGTGAAGGAGAGGTGGTGAGAGCGGATGATCTTTCAACAGATGTCGTTGAAGGATATAATAGTCAAGAGGATGTCGAATCTCCGATTGAATCCCCACTGTGGACAGAAGGTGAAGTGGTATACGACGGAGAATCGCTTCGGACACATGAGAGTGCACTACCCGACGATCCAACTGTTCCAAATGATCACGCGACAGCAGTACTAGAGACAGAAGATGAGCTACGGATTGAGGTAGATGGTGAAGAGGTACTTGTTGAGACGGCTTTTGAGCGTTTCGCTGATCATATTACCGAATACAGTCCCGAATGGGCTGCAGAGATCACTGATATCGATGCCGAAACAATCAGATCAGTTGCAATAAACTGGGGAGAAACAGCGCAGATTGGTGCAACGCGGACAGTAGAGGTGGATGGTAACACGAGAGAAGTGCCATATCGGCCCGTCTCAATGTCGCTATATCACGTTAGTCAACAGGAACTGGGTCCCCCGGCAGCGCAGGCAGGAATACTAATGATGGTGCTTGTAGGAGCCGCCGAAGTTATTGGAGCGAGCAGAACAGGATATGCTAATGTTCCGGATGGCGGGCCACGGAGGCAGATGCGAGAAGCCGCATTCAATGATACCCTCACATGGGAACCAGATGGACCTGATCTTGAAGGAACGTATTATCATCCTGATGCGAACGGTGCATACGCCAAAGTTCCGCATGTGATGAATAATTATGATCGGTATGGTCTTGATGAGACAGTAGGAGAACCCGATGATATGGCATGTATTGTCCAGTTTGCAAATCCTGTCGGAAGTGGTCCAAATCGTAGACGAACGATTAACGGGTATGCACAATACGATACAGTTGTAGCTGTCGATCCCCACATGAGTGACACAGCCGCTCTTGTCGCGGATTATATTCTTCCAACAACGACCGTTGACAAGAATGAGAACTCAAAAGGCGGAATGAGTAACACGCACTATACAACAACAACTCGAACGGCACCAATTCCACAGTTGTTTGACTGCCGAGATGAAGGCGATATATACAAGGAATTAGCAGCTGAGCTCGGTGCAGCAGAAGAGTATCTTGAGAATATCAACACGGCATTCGACTTGGATGGCGCAGATGCATTTGATTCAGTCGATGAGTTGACCGTATCCGAATGTTTAGACCGAGCATTCAGTGAAGACTTGAAAAGTCAAGCACAAAGCAGACAGAGACCATTGTACGAGCGGTATTGGTACCTACTTGAAGAACGGTACAACAGCCAAGGAACGACGCCAAATCAAGATATAAAAGTAGAGCACAGTCCGTTTGGATTCAAGTGGCAATTGTATGTCGAATCGTTTGAGCGTGTTGGAGAGATTGTACGTAACGAATTTGAAGAGCATGAAGAACATAATTCGGTAGACTTTCCTTATATCGATGATATCAATGGTTTTCCTACGTGGCGAGAGCCAACAATGTGGGACTCACCCGATGAATACCAGTATACTCTATTTGATCACAAAAAGATCGAACATAAGCAATCGCGAAGTAACCAGAATCCGCTGTTAAACGAGCTTGATCCTCAGTCATACGTTCGAATGCATCCAAGCACCGCAGAAGAGGTTGGTGTCGAAGAGGGGGACCGTGTCACTGTAACAAGTCACAATGCAGTCGAGGACGAAACGCACGAGATTGAAGGTGAGGTGATGACACTTGAGGGGATCAAGCCGGAGACAATATGTATCCCTCCACATCACACTGACACGCTGAAGCCAAATGCTCAAGCCCTCGACGAAGGAGCAAACGTCAATGTCTTGTTTGACTCAACAGAGGGATACTGCTCATGGGGCGCTGATCAATCATTCCACATTCGTGTCGCTGTCGAACCAGCGGGTGATGACGCATGA
- the arsA gene encoding arsenical pump-driving ATPase, whose translation MSMRHSVVDIVTPQQSTETQFVFFSGKGGVGKSTVSCSTAAWLAQRGFETLIVTTDPAPNVGDIFGQNVGHEVTPVSGYENLSAIEIDPDTAAEEYRTQVLEPIADSVDDEELQTIRDQLDSPCVDEVAAFDKFTEFMSSDTYDVVVFDTAPTGHTIRLMELPSDWSEELDHGGNTCIGPAAALEDTKERYEDAVDTLQSDQHSSFVFVSRPRDTAIEEVRTSSSELSDLGIKTDLIVLNGYLPEEVCDNQFLRQQYTTEQSLITQLKDDFPDIPVETYPLQPTEITDNTLLVDVAETLYEDNSPSVNVKTEQPDDIPPASTQIDTGGIIEEITPDTDTRYLFFAGKGGVGKSTVAATTATALANAEYETLVVTTDPASHLSEIFGERVTTEPTSLSQPNLYAARIDQQKAYEEYRIQIREQVRKRVQRGNNDSIDLDEVLAQVEEELNSPCAKEMASLEKFIEYFNKDFDIVVFDTAPTGHTLRLLELPSDWSGFLNLGSLTKTSASDATKYDDVVDAMQNPQKTSVIFVMYPEHTPIIEARRAADDLREQVDIEPAAIAVNYLLPYSHSDNAFFQRRRKQQYSYLNNIADQFDVPAMLVPQRIDSPQGIDELQSFGDQITGLDGLG comes from the coding sequence ATGTCAATGAGACATTCCGTTGTCGACATCGTTACACCACAGCAAAGTACAGAGACACAGTTTGTCTTTTTCAGCGGGAAGGGCGGCGTTGGAAAAAGCACTGTTAGTTGTTCCACCGCTGCATGGCTTGCTCAACGCGGCTTTGAGACACTAATTGTTACTACTGACCCTGCTCCAAATGTTGGTGATATCTTTGGACAAAATGTAGGTCACGAAGTCACTCCTGTCTCCGGATATGAGAACCTTTCTGCAATTGAGATTGATCCTGATACAGCTGCTGAGGAATACCGTACGCAGGTTTTGGAGCCGATCGCTGATTCGGTTGATGACGAGGAACTTCAAACGATCAGGGATCAACTTGATAGCCCGTGTGTTGATGAAGTAGCTGCATTTGACAAATTTACTGAATTTATGAGCTCGGATACATATGATGTCGTGGTCTTTGATACGGCTCCAACGGGGCATACAATTCGTCTGATGGAGCTACCAAGTGACTGGAGTGAGGAACTTGATCACGGGGGTAACACATGTATTGGTCCTGCTGCTGCACTTGAAGATACAAAGGAACGATATGAAGATGCTGTCGATACACTGCAGTCCGACCAGCATTCGTCATTTGTATTTGTCAGTCGTCCTCGTGACACTGCTATTGAGGAAGTCCGTACATCCTCCAGCGAGTTATCTGATCTTGGAATTAAAACCGATTTGATTGTTCTCAATGGATACCTCCCAGAAGAGGTCTGTGACAACCAGTTTCTCAGACAGCAGTATACGACTGAGCAGTCTCTCATTACACAACTCAAAGACGACTTTCCTGATATTCCTGTGGAAACATATCCGTTACAACCTACGGAAATTACTGACAATACGCTGCTTGTCGATGTTGCAGAAACGCTGTACGAAGATAACTCCCCCTCAGTAAATGTAAAAACGGAACAACCAGACGATATCCCACCAGCATCAACACAAATTGATACAGGAGGTATCATTGAGGAGATCACCCCTGACACTGATACCCGATATCTCTTTTTTGCTGGCAAAGGCGGTGTCGGTAAAAGCACTGTTGCAGCAACAACAGCAACTGCCTTAGCCAATGCAGAATATGAGACACTTGTTGTCACAACTGATCCGGCGTCACACCTTAGCGAGATCTTCGGTGAAAGGGTTACAACGGAGCCAACATCCTTGAGCCAACCGAACTTATACGCAGCTCGCATTGACCAGCAGAAAGCTTACGAGGAGTACCGTATCCAAATACGTGAGCAGGTGCGTAAGCGAGTTCAGCGGGGTAACAACGATTCAATCGATCTTGATGAGGTACTCGCACAAGTCGAAGAAGAACTCAATTCACCATGTGCTAAAGAAATGGCTTCGCTTGAGAAGTTCATTGAGTACTTCAACAAAGATTTCGATATTGTCGTATTTGATACTGCTCCAACTGGACATACACTTCGATTGCTTGAACTCCCCTCTGATTGGAGCGGATTTCTGAACTTGGGATCATTAACCAAAACATCTGCTTCTGATGCGACAAAATATGATGATGTCGTCGATGCTATGCAAAATCCACAGAAGACATCGGTTATTTTTGTGATGTATCCTGAACATACCCCAATCATTGAAGCCCGACGAGCTGCAGATGACCTTCGCGAGCAAGTTGATATTGAACCGGCAGCTATTGCGGTGAATTATCTCTTGCCATATTCACATAGTGACAATGCCTTTTTCCAGCGACGTCGAAAACAACAGTATTCGTATCTCAACAATATTGCTGATCAATTTGATGTTCCAGCAATGCTCGTTCCACAGCGGATTGACTCTCCGCAGGGTATTGACGAACTTCAGTCATTCGGAGATCAAATCACTGGTCTCGACGGCTTGGGTTAG
- a CDS encoding GDP-mannose 4,6-dehydratase, which translates to MTDTADLAGSSVLVTGGAGFIGSHLVERLATDLNCYVFVIDDLSNGSAEHIQLDHGNIEFVQGDAASQPLLNSLAEQVEVIFHQAALVSVEASVKNPVESHQRNAEATLTVLEAARMTDTRVVVASSAAIYGHPETVPISENHSKHPTSPYGLDKLTIDQRTQLYGELYDLNAVALRYFNVYGPRQTGDYAGVISVFCEQAEQGTEITIEGDGEQTRDFVHVDDIVQANLLAAATEKTGAYNIGTGTEISINKLADIIKYLTDSSAEVTHIDPREGDIRRSCADISRAKEELGYEPTIELEEGLKTLIDAK; encoded by the coding sequence ATGACAGACACAGCAGATCTGGCTGGTAGTTCAGTTCTTGTTACCGGTGGTGCTGGATTTATCGGGAGCCATCTGGTAGAGCGGCTTGCTACTGATCTAAATTGCTATGTGTTCGTTATTGATGATCTTTCGAACGGATCAGCAGAGCACATTCAGCTTGATCATGGAAACATTGAGTTTGTTCAAGGAGATGCGGCCAGTCAACCGCTACTGAACTCGCTTGCGGAGCAAGTTGAGGTGATCTTCCATCAGGCAGCACTGGTCAGTGTCGAAGCGTCAGTGAAAAACCCGGTAGAAAGCCATCAGAGAAATGCCGAAGCGACGCTGACGGTTCTTGAGGCGGCCCGAATGACAGATACACGGGTTGTAGTTGCATCCTCAGCAGCAATATACGGGCACCCAGAGACAGTACCAATCAGCGAGAATCATTCAAAGCATCCGACATCGCCGTATGGGCTTGATAAGCTTACAATTGATCAGCGGACGCAGTTATATGGTGAGTTGTATGATCTAAACGCGGTTGCTCTACGGTACTTCAACGTATATGGGCCAAGACAAACCGGTGACTATGCGGGAGTGATTTCTGTTTTCTGTGAGCAGGCCGAACAGGGAACTGAAATCACTATTGAAGGGGATGGTGAGCAGACCCGTGATTTTGTACACGTGGATGATATTGTGCAGGCAAACCTGCTAGCTGCAGCAACAGAAAAAACAGGCGCATATAATATTGGAACTGGCACAGAAATCTCTATCAACAAACTCGCTGATATAATCAAATACCTAACAGATAGTAGTGCTGAGGTCACACATATTGATCCGCGAGAGGGTGACATTCGTCGGAGTTGCGCAGACATCTCTCGAGCGAAGGAAGAACTTGGGTATGAGCCAACGATAGAGTTAGAGGAAGGACTAAAAACGCTGATCGATGCCAAGTGA
- the nrfD gene encoding NrfD/PsrC family molybdoenzyme membrane anchor subunit: MSTIEGPLRKQLIRPLTESGTKFYVAFSAAAVLSIVGIGAWIYQLNSGMHITGLGDWGTMAGAPWGLYIGTFIWWVGIAHGGIAISAAVRLFSLEKYLPIARIAEVLTLIALPMAALNIIYDLGRPSMMYEIFLNYPSAVQSSPLAWDVTAVFLYLTLSATYLWLTVREDVYELRKEGALPSYLSPVYSLILIGYRPGEEEKTRQMNWWLAVAILLLVPLLSGGVVPWLYATMGMHPGWWGAAQGPAMLAESLTSAIAVVIVVSATFRYAYDWEEIITKDIFRGLNKVMIGLIVVTLWFVLQDLVTGLGPAAPVDEAAVTEALISGSLSPLFWGSVGGLGIGLIYTTAVTLRPQWFSVGGTVAAAAIVSVSILAKKFLFVIEGLVHPSRSPISDLFPDGSYTPTLVEFAVASGTIGMAALGFMIISKIIPIVEVERLWGVKNE; this comes from the coding sequence ATGAGCACAATCGAAGGCCCTCTGCGAAAGCAGCTAATTCGGCCCTTGACTGAAAGTGGCACAAAGTTCTATGTTGCATTCAGTGCCGCCGCAGTACTGTCGATTGTCGGGATTGGAGCCTGGATATATCAATTAAATTCTGGCATGCATATTACAGGACTTGGTGACTGGGGCACCATGGCAGGTGCACCGTGGGGCCTCTACATTGGAACCTTTATTTGGTGGGTTGGGATTGCACACGGAGGTATTGCAATCTCAGCTGCGGTGCGACTTTTCAGTCTGGAGAAGTACCTGCCGATTGCCAGAATTGCCGAAGTGCTGACATTGATCGCATTACCGATGGCTGCACTGAACATCATCTATGACCTCGGACGGCCAAGCATGATGTATGAGATTTTTCTTAACTATCCAAGTGCAGTACAATCTTCACCATTAGCCTGGGATGTTACTGCCGTATTCCTTTATTTGACATTAAGTGCAACGTATCTATGGCTGACGGTCCGGGAGGATGTGTATGAACTTCGCAAGGAAGGCGCTTTACCATCATACTTAAGTCCTGTGTATAGTCTCATTCTAATTGGCTATCGCCCAGGTGAGGAAGAGAAGACGCGTCAAATGAACTGGTGGCTAGCGGTAGCTATCTTGTTGCTAGTTCCACTTCTATCCGGTGGCGTTGTCCCGTGGCTCTATGCGACTATGGGAATGCACCCTGGGTGGTGGGGAGCAGCACAAGGACCAGCAATGCTTGCAGAGTCATTAACATCTGCTATCGCAGTGGTAATCGTTGTATCCGCAACGTTTCGGTATGCGTATGATTGGGAAGAGATCATCACAAAGGATATTTTCAGAGGCCTCAATAAGGTGATGATTGGTCTAATCGTTGTTACATTGTGGTTTGTTCTGCAGGATTTAGTGACAGGGCTGGGACCTGCAGCACCAGTTGATGAGGCAGCAGTAACAGAGGCGCTGATTTCCGGATCGTTGTCACCCTTATTCTGGGGATCTGTTGGCGGATTAGGCATCGGGCTTATTTACACAACAGCGGTAACACTTCGCCCACAGTGGTTTAGTGTTGGTGGGACAGTTGCAGCCGCAGCGATTGTGTCAGTTTCAATTCTCGCAAAGAAATTCTTGTTTGTTATTGAAGGGCTCGTACATCCATCCCGTTCACCGATTTCAGATTTGTTCCCAGATGGATCCTATACACCAACACTTGTTGAGTTTGCAGTGGCGTCTGGAACAATCGGTATGGCGGCACTTGGGTTTATGATTATTTCAAAGATTATTCCAATTGTTGAGGTTGAACGGCTGTGGGGGGTGAAAAACGAATGA
- a CDS encoding molecular chaperone, whose protein sequence is MSKNHISAQMPISQSELANVYKLLSEAYIRPPTEELCNGFRRWYNEVNKQQTALWEALENVANGNASKLASEYTRLIQGYHQSCSPHPPHESVYRDGRLQGPASVAVEQLYADAGLSYDGPPEQIDHLGTELLFMSQLCELEKKNAQKQFLENHLTEWISDYYTEAKSYDPPKFYVGVFDLTQETVKIHKENLDAGSVG, encoded by the coding sequence ATGTCAAAAAATCATATTAGCGCGCAGATGCCGATTAGCCAGTCAGAGCTTGCAAACGTGTATAAGCTCCTCAGTGAGGCGTATATTCGGCCACCGACAGAAGAACTGTGTAATGGATTTAGACGGTGGTACAATGAAGTTAATAAGCAACAGACAGCTCTGTGGGAGGCGCTTGAGAACGTTGCTAATGGGAATGCTAGCAAACTTGCCTCAGAATACACTCGCTTGATTCAGGGATATCATCAGAGCTGTTCACCTCATCCCCCGCACGAATCTGTATATCGTGATGGACGGTTACAGGGTCCTGCATCAGTTGCAGTAGAACAACTATATGCAGATGCTGGATTATCGTATGACGGGCCGCCAGAGCAGATTGATCACCTCGGGACGGAATTACTATTTATGAGCCAACTCTGTGAACTGGAAAAGAAGAATGCTCAAAAGCAGTTCCTTGAAAATCATCTCACTGAGTGGATAAGTGACTACTATACAGAAGCAAAGTCATATGATCCACCAAAGTTCTACGTAGGTGTATTTGATCTCACACAGGAGACAGTTAAGATACATAAAGAGAATCTAGACGCTGGTTCAGTGGGATAA
- a CDS encoding 4Fe-4S dicluster domain-containing protein: MTQMGMVIDLERCQGCRSCQIACKTENNTPRGAFWMNVLRYEQGEFPDVDQGFVPNPCHHCTDSPCTDVCPTTARYKRDEDGIVLTDYDQCIGCRYCEIACPYGVNYFQWRDSSEGQYGFEAHLEEYSDELDGSPWEETPYVGSHEEGGGTQASGKIGKCTFCVHRQDSDDEQLEGTTACQEACPMNVIHFGDMEDPESKPRQYLNEKSSKQQWTMLESAGTGSNITYLGPQPNSDARGIEDQYKDPEDAIEAEADRDEYLLTGGESA, from the coding sequence ATGACTCAAATGGGAATGGTAATCGACTTAGAGCGTTGCCAAGGATGCAGATCATGTCAAATTGCGTGTAAGACAGAGAACAATACACCAAGGGGTGCATTTTGGATGAACGTGCTTCGATACGAGCAGGGAGAGTTTCCTGACGTGGATCAAGGTTTCGTACCTAATCCATGTCATCATTGTACTGATTCTCCCTGTACAGATGTGTGCCCTACAACTGCCCGATATAAGCGTGATGAGGATGGTATCGTGCTGACAGATTATGATCAATGTATTGGCTGTCGGTACTGTGAGATTGCCTGCCCGTATGGTGTAAACTACTTCCAGTGGCGCGACTCCTCAGAAGGACAGTATGGATTTGAGGCACACCTCGAAGAGTACAGTGATGAGTTAGATGGGTCACCCTGGGAAGAAACACCATATGTAGGCAGCCACGAGGAAGGAGGAGGAACACAAGCAAGCGGAAAAATAGGAAAATGTACATTCTGTGTCCACCGACAGGACTCAGACGACGAGCAATTGGAGGGAACAACAGCCTGTCAAGAAGCTTGTCCAATGAACGTGATCCACTTTGGAGATATGGAAGACCCAGAAAGCAAACCGCGACAGTACCTAAACGAAAAGTCGAGTAAGCAACAATGGACGATGTTAGAAAGTGCTGGCACCGGATCTAACATCACATATCTAGGACCTCAACCTAACAGCGACGCCAGAGGAATCGAAGACCAGTACAAAGATCCAGAAGACGCAATTGAAGCCGAAGCTGATCGGGACGAGTATTTGCTCACAGGGGGTGAATCAGCATGA
- a CDS encoding metal-dependent hydrolase: MMAITHAIAGAAAAVPLLVLAPEFAVVGALAGLIGGLFPDLDLYTGHRKLLHYPVYGSAVAILAAAVAAAWTTTVTVAIAMFLIGAALHAVSDVIGAGLELEPWEGNSDRAVYDHYHDKWLEPKRLIRYDGAPEDAALAGGLASGPLLLFDGPISLLVLGLLVVGVIYATLRKPLAKAAGWLFPQLPKELHSYLPDRYFENTN; the protein is encoded by the coding sequence ATGATGGCAATTACGCACGCGATTGCTGGAGCTGCCGCCGCAGTTCCATTACTCGTGCTCGCTCCAGAATTTGCCGTTGTTGGTGCCCTTGCCGGACTGATTGGGGGATTATTCCCTGATCTCGATCTATACACCGGGCACCGCAAGCTACTGCACTATCCTGTATATGGATCTGCAGTGGCTATTCTTGCTGCTGCTGTTGCTGCTGCTTGGACAACAACTGTAACTGTAGCAATTGCAATGTTTCTCATTGGAGCAGCACTGCATGCTGTCTCGGATGTCATTGGGGCTGGTCTTGAGTTAGAGCCTTGGGAGGGTAATTCTGATCGAGCTGTATATGATCACTACCATGACAAATGGCTCGAACCCAAACGTCTTATCCGGTATGATGGAGCTCCTGAAGACGCAGCTCTTGCCGGCGGGCTGGCAAGTGGACCACTTTTGCTGTTTGATGGTCCGATTAGTCTACTCGTCCTAGGGTTACTTGTTGTTGGGGTCATCTATGCAACACTCCGCAAGCCCCTTGCCAAGGCGGCTGGGTGGCTTTTCCCACAACTTCCAAAAGAGCTACATTCATATCTTCCGGATCGATACTTTGAGAATACAAACTAA
- a CDS encoding co-chaperone YbbN → MNKTETPTGPVQLSDADELNEFIEEHDRVMVEFYTEGCGICASMEPVIGLIAQTTSVAVGTVNPRDDPSLIDNYTIKSVPKFILFEEGKIIDERADGHIEADNLREWIDESFTSTNEDTI, encoded by the coding sequence ATGAACAAAACAGAAACACCAACAGGCCCCGTTCAATTGAGCGATGCAGATGAGCTAAATGAGTTTATCGAAGAGCACGATCGAGTGATGGTCGAGTTCTATACAGAGGGGTGTGGGATTTGCGCGAGTATGGAACCAGTAATCGGGTTAATTGCACAAACTACGTCAGTTGCCGTCGGAACGGTTAATCCGCGGGACGATCCGAGTCTAATCGATAACTATACTATCAAAAGCGTTCCAAAGTTCATATTGTTTGAGGAAGGCAAAATAATTGATGAACGCGCAGATGGACATATCGAGGCAGACAATCTGAGAGAATGGATCGACGAATCATTTACCAGCACAAATGAAGACACGATATGA